Genomic window (Megamonas funiformis):
ATCTAGTAGGAATGACATCAAGACCAGCTTCTTCTTTAGCTTCTTTGATGAGATTATCGCAGATGGATTGGTTGACATCTACCCAGCCCCCAGGGAGAGACCAACGACCATCACGTTCTTTGACGAGCAGGATTTTATCATCTTTGAAGATAACAGAACGTGTATCTAATTTGGGTGTTTGATAGCCAGTTTCATTGCAAAATAGAGTTTTTACTTTTTCTACAGGTAAATCTACATATTCGCTCATGATTTCAGCAGCCATTTCGCTAAGTCTAGTGAAACGTTCATAATCAAAATCATCTTTAGTATAAGCAAGACCAGCTTGAGCGATAAATTGCATTTCCATAGCAGTTGTAAGCCATTTATGATTGATATATGGTTTTTCAATCATAGTTAATGTATTTAAAATATCATAGGGTTGACGGAAATAATATTTTGCTTGAATATGTTTAAAATCATGGCAACACCATGTAGCAAGGGCAAAATCTATATTTAATTCTTGGGATAAATCGCTATCTTGGGCATTGATACCAATGAATAAAGCATTATCTTTATCTGTAAAATCTGTTTTAGTTTCTACAAATGATATGGAAATATTTTTCTGTTCTAAAAGGGAAATTATTTGCTTGAATTCATTATTTTGTAAGCTTTTATTGATAAATAGTTTCTTATACATAAAATCACATCCGTAGTTTTATTTGTTCTTGGCTTATTAGCTTATTATATTTAAAGCGAGGAACTGTTTATTTTTATTATATCTATTTTTATTTGAAAAAGTAGTTATTTTGATTAAATTTATTATTGAAAACTATTATCAATTATTATATAATACACTTATGATAATGATTATCAATTTAAAGAGGTGAAAAAATGAGAGTATGTGATAATGTAGAAACTATGTTGGCTTTTCATGGCGCTCCAACATTAGAAGGTATAAAGC
Coding sequences:
- a CDS encoding NUDIX hydrolase N-terminal domain-containing protein: MYKKLFINKSLQNNEFKQIISLLEQKNISISFVETKTDFTDKDNALFIGINAQDSDLSQELNIDFALATWCCHDFKHIQAKYYFRQPYDILNTLTMIEKPYINHKWLTTAMEMQFIAQAGLAYTKDDFDYERFTRLSEMAAEIMSEYVDLPVEKVKTLFCNETGYQTPKLDTRSVIFKDDKILLVKERDGRWSLPGGWVDVNQSICDNLIKEAKEEAGLDVIPTRLIAIHDRNRHNVPLYAYGITKIFMLCEVISGKFNQNIETSDSAYFTLDNLPNLSLGKNTKEQIELCFAAYKDKNWIPVID